From Rutidosis leptorrhynchoides isolate AG116_Rl617_1_P2 chromosome 3, CSIRO_AGI_Rlap_v1, whole genome shotgun sequence, a single genomic window includes:
- the LOC139900165 gene encoding uncharacterized protein, whose protein sequence is MIYIIKTVSISGSGANKWKFSGDKSGSFVTKSMAKTIDDKLISRETNPTATIKNNLVPLKVGIFVWRVLRKRIVVRVELDRRGIDLDTLLCPLCNDVVESVDHAIYSCKSAKDVWIDILKWWNLFLPSGATFEDLIKGSNSPTMNSNMWKVWQAVVWVTCYLIWKNRNLKVFKNDSWAAPKIICEIQVKSFEWIQNRSRKSFPSWQQWLTRPNAIDPNFDPG, encoded by the coding sequence ATGATATACATCATCAAAACAGTTTCGATATCAGGGAGTGGCGCAAACAAGTGGAAATTTTCGGGTGATAAAAgtggatcgtttgttacaaaatcaATGGCGAAAACAATAGATGACAAATTAATTTCAAGAGAGACTAATCCTACGGCGACTATCAAGAATAACCTAGTTCCATTAAAAGTTGGAATCTTCGTTTGGAGAGTTCTTAGGAAAAGAATCGTGGTGAGAGTGGAACTTGATCGGAGGGGGATCGATTTAGACACATTATTATGCCCCTTATGTAATGATGTGGTTGAATCGGTAGATCACGCCATTTACTCATGCAAATCCGCTAAAGATGTATGGATTGACATCCTTAAATGGTGGAATCTTTTCCTCCCTTCGGGGGCcacttttgaagatttgatcaaggGCTCGAACTCTCCAACAATGAACTCAAATATGTGGAAAGTTTGGCAAGCGGTTGTGTGGGTAACATGTTACTTGATTTGGAAAAATAGAAACCTCAAGGTCTTCAAAAACGATTCTTGGGCGGCTCCGAAGATCATTTGCGAAATACAAGTGAAATCATTTGAATGGATTCAAAATCGTTCGAGAAAATCTTTTCCGTCTTGGCAACAATGGCTCACTAGACCAAACGCAATAGATCCTAATTTTGACCCGGGTTGA